From Roseburia hominis, the proteins below share one genomic window:
- a CDS encoding helix-turn-helix transcriptional regulator: MAIGKRIRFFRNRKGMTQKQLGEILGFLGKTSDVRMAQYESEARTPKQDLVKEMAHILDVSPRAITVPEIDSYIGLMHTLFALEDMYGLKIGEIDDEVCLRLDKSTGSTYSTMFDMFHAWQEQAARLEQGAITKEEYDQWRYKYPELDTSNHWKKIVPSQGLSDLITQALKDETD; this comes from the coding sequence ATGGCAATTGGCAAACGAATCCGCTTTTTCCGCAATCGAAAAGGCATGACGCAGAAGCAGCTGGGTGAAATCCTTGGTTTTCTGGGAAAGACCTCTGATGTCCGTATGGCACAATACGAATCGGAAGCCAGAACACCGAAGCAAGACCTTGTAAAAGAAATGGCACATATCCTTGATGTCAGCCCTCGCGCAATCACAGTCCCGGAAATAGACAGCTATATCGGGCTTATGCACACGCTCTTTGCACTGGAAGATATGTACGGGCTGAAAATCGGAGAAATTGACGACGAGGTGTGTCTGCGGCTGGACAAATCCACCGGCTCCACCTACTCCACCATGTTTGATATGTTCCATGCATGGCAGGAACAGGCTGCCCGTCTGGAACAGGGGGCGATAACCAAAGAGGAATACGACCAGTGGCGGTACAAATATCCCGAATTAGATACCTCAAATCACTGGAAGAAGATTGTACCCTCACAGGGATTAAGTGACCTGATTACACAGGCTTTAAAGGACGAAACTGATTGA
- a CDS encoding DNA-binding protein, whose protein sequence is MAEKSFMTVEEVAAELRVSKSKAYQIVRELNAELQKQGYLTVAGRVNATFFHKKVCYSD, encoded by the coding sequence ATGGCTGAAAAATCATTTATGACAGTGGAGGAAGTGGCAGCGGAATTACGGGTGTCAAAGTCAAAAGCCTACCAGATTGTGCGGGAACTGAACGCAGAATTGCAGAAACAGGGCTATCTGACGGTGGCTGGCCGTGTGAACGCTACATTTTTTCATAAAAAGGTCTGTTACAGCGATTAA
- a CDS encoding site-specific integrase produces MAVYKDNATGTWRVIYRFTNWKGERKQTQKRGFATKREAQAWEHEAMLKQGAKLDMTFASFFEIYETDKKQRVKESTWESKSHVIRTKILPYFGNRKIAEIEAKDIIAWQNELMAYRDKKGKPYSADYLKTIHAQLTAILNHAVNFYNLPYNPARRAGTMGNEIPKEMNFWTKEEYLKFSEAMMDKPRSYYAFEMLYWCGIRSGELLALTPADFNFENQTVTISKTFHRSKGRDIITSPKTKKSNRIIKMPTFLCEEMQEYIKMLYDIKPDERLFTVTKSYLNHEMERGAKQAGVKKIRVHDIRHSAVSLLIDMGFSVLAIGERMGHEAEKITYRYAHLFPTVQTEMAEKLEMERMTKEDTNGKNT; encoded by the coding sequence ATGGCTGTATACAAAGACAATGCTACGGGAACATGGCGGGTAATTTATCGCTTCACAAACTGGAAAGGAGAGCGGAAGCAGACACAGAAGAGGGGATTTGCCACAAAAAGGGAAGCACAGGCATGGGAGCATGAAGCCATGCTGAAACAAGGAGCAAAGCTGGATATGACATTTGCAAGTTTTTTTGAGATTTATGAAACTGATAAGAAACAGCGTGTCAAGGAGAGCACATGGGAATCCAAAAGTCATGTGATCCGCACAAAGATTTTACCGTATTTCGGGAACCGGAAGATAGCGGAGATTGAAGCAAAGGACATTATCGCATGGCAGAATGAACTCATGGCGTACCGGGACAAGAAAGGGAAGCCTTATTCAGCGGACTATCTGAAAACCATACACGCCCAGCTTACAGCGATTTTGAACCATGCTGTGAACTTTTATAACCTGCCTTACAATCCTGCAAGGAGGGCTGGCACTATGGGAAATGAGATTCCAAAGGAAATGAATTTCTGGACGAAAGAGGAATATCTGAAATTCTCCGAAGCCATGATGGATAAGCCACGTTCCTATTATGCTTTTGAAATGCTTTACTGGTGCGGAATCCGTTCTGGCGAACTGCTGGCACTGACGCCGGCTGACTTCAACTTTGAAAATCAGACGGTCACAATCAGCAAGACATTTCATCGTTCCAAAGGGCGGGATATTATTACAAGCCCGAAAACGAAAAAGAGCAACCGAATCATTAAAATGCCTACCTTTCTCTGTGAGGAAATGCAGGAGTATATCAAAATGCTCTATGACATTAAGCCGGATGAGCGGCTGTTTACGGTCACAAAATCTTATCTTAATCACGAGATGGAGCGAGGGGCAAAGCAGGCAGGCGTAAAAAAGATTCGGGTGCATGATATTCGCCATAGTGCGGTTTCCCTGTTAATCGACATGGGATTTTCGGTACTGGCAATCGGGGAGCGCATGGGGCATGAAGCGGAGAAAATCACTTACCGCTACGCTCACCTGTTCCCTACGGTACAGACGGAAATGGCGGAGAAACTGGAAATGGAGCGAATGACAAAGGAGGATACAAATGGAAAGAACACTTGA
- a CDS encoding mobilization protein — protein MERTLDYKGRWRNHTVAFRVSDEEAKLLNDLVALSGLTKQDYITRRLLCRDVVVQGNPRVYKALKNQMAAIYEELKRLEVLSPDNDELLYTLQVIAITLDGLKGEDE, from the coding sequence ATGGAAAGAACACTTGATTACAAAGGACGGTGGCGCAATCATACGGTGGCATTCCGGGTATCGGACGAGGAAGCGAAGCTGCTCAATGACCTGGTAGCATTGTCTGGCTTGACAAAGCAGGATTATATCACAAGGCGGCTGCTGTGCCGGGATGTGGTGGTACAGGGCAATCCGAGGGTTTATAAAGCACTGAAAAATCAAATGGCGGCTATCTATGAGGAATTGAAGCGGCTGGAAGTGCTAAGCCCGGACAATGACGAACTGCTCTATACGCTGCAGGTAATCGCAATCACATTAGACGGTCTGAAAGGAGAAGATGAATGA
- a CDS encoding helicase RepA family protein, with product MIEKMKTTAPVSSVGADGAQPIMKNHTEIIANPQTQINLQAAQNPEKSGSGGLQTVSMTELYDTLYPPRTPVVDGFLYGGTYLFVGAPKVGKSFFMGQLAYHVAIGLPLWDYPVRKGTVLYLALEDDYARLQRRLSGMFGVECADNLYFAIQAKTLNEGLDRQLEEFLKEHTDARLIIIDTLQKVREVGGDRYSYSSDYEIVTKLKSFSDKYGICLLVVHHTRKLESEDSFDMISGTNGLLGAADGAFIMHKKKRTDNLAVLDIVGSDQPDQELTIEFDRERCVWKFKKAETELWKQPPNPLLEAINEFLTEDKPEWEGTATELVNQLPDMQLQANVLSRKLNVVNSQLLNDYGIFYDNKRGYERKIVLKRLERKE from the coding sequence ATGATAGAGAAAATGAAAACGACTGCTCCCGTATCATCTGTTGGCGCAGATGGGGCGCAGCCGATTATGAAAAATCACACTGAAATTATAGCAAATCCGCAAACACAAATCAATCTGCAAGCCGCACAAAACCCGGAGAAATCCGGGAGCGGCGGGCTTCAAACAGTATCTATGACAGAATTGTATGATACGCTTTACCCGCCGAGAACGCCGGTTGTAGACGGTTTCCTCTATGGCGGCACTTATCTCTTTGTGGGTGCTCCAAAAGTGGGGAAATCGTTCTTCATGGGGCAGCTTGCCTATCATGTGGCAATAGGGCTTCCGCTGTGGGATTATCCGGTCCGAAAGGGGACGGTGCTGTATCTGGCATTGGAAGATGATTATGCAAGGCTTCAGCGGCGGCTCTCCGGTATGTTTGGTGTAGAGTGTGCGGATAATCTGTACTTTGCGATACAGGCAAAGACACTGAATGAGGGCTTAGACAGGCAATTAGAGGAATTTCTTAAAGAACATACAGACGCAAGGCTGATTATCATTGATACGCTCCAGAAAGTGCGTGAGGTCGGCGGGGACAGGTACAGCTATTCCAGTGACTATGAAATTGTGACAAAGCTAAAATCGTTCAGCGACAAATACGGTATCTGCCTGCTGGTGGTTCATCACACACGCAAGCTGGAATCCGAGGACAGCTTTGATATGATTTCCGGCACAAACGGGCTGCTTGGCGCGGCAGACGGGGCGTTCATCATGCACAAGAAAAAGCGTACTGATAATCTGGCTGTGCTGGACATTGTAGGGAGTGATCAGCCAGATCAGGAGCTGACGATAGAGTTTGACCGGGAGCGTTGTGTCTGGAAATTCAAAAAGGCGGAAACGGAGTTGTGGAAGCAGCCGCCGAACCCACTGTTGGAAGCAATCAACGAATTTCTGACGGAGGATAAGCCGGAATGGGAGGGAACGGCAACAGAGCTTGTGAACCAGTTGCCGGATATGCAGTTACAGGCGAATGTACTTTCCAGAAAGCTAAATGTAGTCAACAGCCAGTTACTTAATGACTATGGCATTTTCTATGACAATAAGCGGGGATATGAAAGGAAAATTGTCTTGAAACGGCTTGAGCGGAAAGAGTAA
- a CDS encoding complexin-2, with protein sequence MKNVQIPYKLFVSLLRYHLVEDDDCLHEIRQGLEQKLDSLVRHELYAKYKTAPTQEEREKARQEYLDNRGVLDSFRW encoded by the coding sequence ATGAAGAACGTGCAAATTCCTTATAAATTGTTTGTGTCGCTGCTCCGCTATCATCTGGTGGAAGATGATGATTGTCTGCATGAAATCCGGCAGGGCTTAGAGCAGAAATTAGATTCGCTGGTGCGCCATGAACTATACGCAAAATATAAGACTGCGCCTACACAGGAAGAACGGGAAAAAGCCAGACAGGAATATCTGGATAACCGAGGAGTGCTAGACAGCTTTCGCTGGTAG
- a CDS encoding DUF6050 family protein, with protein MKSIMYNEKMKKEKSRKGIRMMGQKLIKKTILPMLFLTIWGGLAYYFCISLGWTEWWQIWWVIGMPFGVHRMCIWLLPKNFDIGGTVGVWAINIILGCLIGEVIVMWYVFRAIYVLVKFFL; from the coding sequence TTGAAAAGTATTATGTATAATGAAAAAATGAAAAAAGAAAAGTCAAGAAAGGGGATAAGAATGATGGGCCAAAAATTGATAAAGAAAACGATATTGCCGATGTTGTTTCTGACAATATGGGGTGGGCTTGCATATTATTTTTGCATATCTTTAGGCTGGACTGAGTGGTGGCAAATATGGTGGGTGATCGGTATGCCATTTGGAGTACATAGAATGTGTATTTGGTTGCTACCCAAGAATTTTGATATAGGGGGAACCGTGGGTGTTTGGGCCATAAATATAATATTGGGTTGTCTGATTGGTGAAGTGATAGTTATGTGGTATGTATTCCGTGCGATTTATGTTTTAGTAAAGTTCTTTTTGTAA
- a CDS encoding CD3324 family protein, translating into MGYKSATQILPQDLLQKVQEYVDGEFLYIPRISDNKKDWGATTSTRQELQVRNRCIYEDYLSGESMDYLAEKYFLSLKSIQRIVGQLKKDYKE; encoded by the coding sequence ATGGGCTATAAAAGTGCAACACAAATTCTGCCTCAAGATTTATTACAAAAGGTTCAAGAATATGTTGATGGAGAATTTCTTTATATTCCCAGGATTTCTGACAATAAAAAAGATTGGGGAGCAACAACTTCAACTCGTCAAGAATTACAGGTTAGGAATCGATGCATTTATGAAGATTATCTTTCAGGGGAATCTATGGATTACTTGGCAGAAAAATATTTTTTATCTTTGAAAAGTATTCAACGAATTGTCGGGCAGCTAAAAAAAGATTATAAAGAATAA
- a CDS encoding DUF1062 domain-containing protein, with amino-acid sequence MKKIVWEVQHLSLLPVLKYCKKCGKKSAFICSGQFRVNAQRRCLDIWLIYKCLSCDTTWNATIYSRVSPQLLPANLLDDFYKNDEELVEQYAMNSDFLRGNGVEVGLPSYSVIGNNFYLDETVELEIKCKYSCAIKVSSIVREKLHLSQKEYLQLILDGRIKSISDQNLKNCRLKNGIILVFNENCNQESNTETQSRCL; translated from the coding sequence ATGAAGAAAATAGTATGGGAGGTACAGCATTTATCACTACTGCCTGTATTGAAATATTGTAAAAAATGTGGTAAAAAAAGTGCATTTATTTGTTCAGGACAATTCCGTGTTAATGCTCAAAGAAGATGTCTAGATATTTGGTTGATTTATAAGTGTTTGAGTTGTGATACCACATGGAATGCTACAATTTATTCTCGTGTTTCGCCACAATTATTACCAGCTAATCTGCTGGATGATTTTTATAAAAATGATGAAGAACTTGTGGAACAATATGCAATGAACAGTGACTTTTTGCGCGGGAATGGTGTGGAGGTTGGATTACCTTCATATAGTGTGATAGGGAATAACTTTTACTTAGACGAAACTGTAGAGCTTGAGATAAAATGCAAATATTCATGTGCTATAAAGGTATCTTCTATAGTTAGAGAGAAATTACATTTATCGCAAAAAGAATATTTGCAGTTAATTTTGGATGGAAGGATAAAAAGCATATCAGATCAAAATTTAAAAAATTGTAGATTAAAGAATGGAATTATTCTTGTTTTCAATGAAAACTGCAACCAAGAGTCAAATACTGAGACGCAGAGCCGATGCCTATGA
- a CDS encoding response regulator transcription factor, translating into MDALFIRMEEVHEGFCEELMKLAVQYGYSIKKATYGTKDISFGDLKIVPSKRQVFLNKQEITMTSKEFDILEFLARNQGQVFSKEQIYDRIWGEYYMADDRNITAYINKIRKKIEPDQSKPIYIQTVWGVGYKFNEKIG; encoded by the coding sequence GTGGATGCACTATTTATTAGGATGGAAGAAGTCCATGAGGGCTTTTGTGAGGAGTTAATGAAACTGGCCGTCCAATACGGATACAGCATTAAGAAAGCTACCTATGGGACGAAAGATATTTCATTTGGTGACTTGAAGATTGTTCCATCAAAACGTCAGGTTTTTCTGAACAAGCAGGAAATCACCATGACGAGTAAGGAGTTTGATATTCTGGAATTTCTCGCCAGAAACCAGGGGCAGGTGTTTAGTAAAGAGCAGATTTATGATAGGATATGGGGAGAATATTATATGGCGGATGACCGGAATATTACTGCTTATATCAATAAAATCCGTAAGAAGATCGAGCCAGATCAGTCCAAGCCAATTTACATTCAAACAGTCTGGGGCGTAGGTTACAAATTTAATGAGAAGATAGGATGA
- a CDS encoding DUF2089 family protein has protein sequence MELDKIPQWILALEQEDATFLKNFVLKSGSLKEIAKLYEVSYPTVRLRLDKLIQKIEMNDRQEEEPFQTFIKGLAVDSRIDLETAKIIIEKYKQEKEIKK, from the coding sequence ATGGAACTAGATAAAATTCCACAATGGATACTTGCGCTGGAACAGGAGGATGCTACATTCTTAAAGAATTTCGTTTTGAAATCAGGTTCATTAAAGGAAATTGCTAAACTGTATGAAGTGTCGTATCCAACGGTACGCTTGCGCCTGGATAAGCTCATTCAAAAAATAGAGATGAATGACCGCCAGGAGGAAGAACCATTCCAGACATTTATCAAAGGGTTGGCAGTGGATTCCCGTATTGATTTAGAAACTGCAAAGATTATTATTGAAAAATATAAGCAAGAAAAGGAGATTAAAAAATGA
- a CDS encoding cysteine-rich KTR domain-containing protein, with the protein MVKKQWIFCPVCGGKTRLKIHENTVLENFPLFCPKCKQETMIDARQLNIFVITEPDARTQSR; encoded by the coding sequence ATGGTAAAAAAACAATGGATATTTTGCCCTGTCTGTGGTGGTAAGACAAGATTAAAGATTCATGAAAATACGGTACTTGAGAATTTTCCTTTGTTTTGTCCGAAATGTAAACAGGAAACGATGATTGATGCACGACAACTGAATATATTTGTTATTACAGAGCCAGACGCTAGGACGCAGAGCCGGTAA